In the genome of Nonlabens sp. MB-3u-79, one region contains:
- a CDS encoding zinc metalloprotease, which yields MKKLLLSVLVAFAVVSCSNDSNEESLDAINNDGLQLAAARKCHANENYEKMLLNPAFQQKVLEIEEQTQRFTNEFLSKKKPAGVGGGNGGGGDDTTPPADNIGVINIPVYVHVIYSNANENISDAQINSQISVLNADFRKSNSDAAQVPSEFAGLASDTEIQFNLVGVTRKSSTRTSWGTNDAMKSAANGGVDVVDPATAMNIWVCNIGGGILGYAQFPGGSASTDGIVVGPQYFGATGYLSAPFDEGRTATHEVGHYLNLRHIWGDGRCNRDDFVSDTPTSDRANYGCPSYPTTNCRSTDMTMNYMDYVDDSCMYMFSTGQKARMRSLFASGGVRASLNN from the coding sequence ATGAAAAAATTATTATTATCAGTTTTAGTTGCTTTTGCAGTGGTGTCTTGTAGCAATGATTCTAACGAAGAATCATTAGATGCCATTAATAATGATGGCCTTCAACTAGCAGCAGCTAGAAAATGTCACGCTAATGAAAACTACGAAAAAATGTTGCTCAATCCTGCATTTCAACAAAAAGTGTTAGAGATCGAGGAGCAAACACAGCGATTTACTAATGAGTTTCTATCGAAAAAGAAACCTGCTGGAGTTGGCGGTGGTAATGGCGGCGGCGGTGACGACACTACTCCTCCAGCTGATAATATTGGAGTAATTAATATACCTGTCTATGTACATGTTATATATAGTAATGCTAATGAAAATATAAGCGATGCTCAGATCAATTCTCAAATTAGCGTGCTTAATGCTGATTTTAGAAAGTCCAATAGCGATGCTGCTCAGGTTCCATCTGAATTTGCTGGTTTAGCATCAGATACTGAAATCCAATTCAACCTTGTAGGTGTTACTAGAAAATCTTCTACTCGTACGTCATGGGGAACAAATGATGCTATGAAAAGTGCTGCTAATGGTGGAGTGGATGTCGTAGATCCTGCAACCGCAATGAACATTTGGGTTTGTAATATAGGTGGTGGAATCTTAGGTTACGCGCAGTTTCCAGGAGGAAGCGCTAGTACTGATGGAATCGTTGTAGGTCCTCAATATTTTGGGGCTACGGGATATTTAAGTGCTCCATTTGATGAGGGTAGAACAGCAACCCATGAGGTAGGTCACTACCTTAATTTACGTCATATTTGGGGTGATGGAAGATGTAATCGAGACGATTTTGTTTCTGATACCCCTACCTCAGATAGAGCAAATTACGGTTGTCCTTCTTACCCTACTACCAACTGTAGGTCTACTGATATGACTATGAACTATATGGATTATGTAGATGATAGCTGTATGTACATGTTCAGCACTGGGCAAAAAGCGAGAATGAGGTCTTTGTTTGCATCAGGTGGAGTTAGAGCTTCCTTGAACAATTAG
- a CDS encoding L-histidine N(alpha)-methyltransferase, producing the protein MTKKESFQQEFEQHVKEGLSNFPKFLSSKYIYDDRGDKLFQQIMALPEYYLTTAEFNIIQRYKSDLRALFENDKGFDLIELGAGDGKKTKVLLEELDRHKSNFTYIPIDISQHAIEELSSSIERVWPEMDVQGEQGTYFKVLKNLAKYNQRPKVIMVLGSNIGNLSHIEAINFLKQIQEIMSSEDQLFMGFDQKKDPLTIQTAYADATGVTQEFNRNLLHRVNREMHADFKVNSFEHWEAYDPESGTAKSYLLATEKCEVHIKKLDLKVSFNKWETIHTEISQKYDDLIVEWLAKESGLQISQVFEDQKKLFKDYLFKKKE; encoded by the coding sequence ATGACAAAAAAAGAATCGTTCCAACAAGAATTTGAACAACATGTAAAAGAGGGATTGAGCAACTTTCCTAAATTTTTGAGCTCTAAATATATTTATGACGATCGTGGTGATAAGCTGTTCCAGCAAATCATGGCCTTGCCAGAATATTACCTAACTACGGCAGAATTCAATATCATCCAGCGATATAAAAGTGATTTGCGCGCTCTTTTTGAGAATGATAAAGGATTTGATCTTATAGAATTAGGCGCTGGCGATGGAAAGAAAACTAAAGTACTTCTTGAAGAACTTGATCGTCATAAATCTAACTTCACCTACATACCCATAGATATAAGCCAACATGCTATAGAGGAGCTGTCTTCATCCATTGAAAGAGTATGGCCTGAAATGGACGTTCAAGGAGAGCAAGGTACCTATTTTAAAGTCTTAAAAAATCTGGCCAAATACAACCAAAGACCCAAAGTGATTATGGTATTAGGTTCCAATATTGGAAATCTATCCCATATAGAAGCCATCAATTTTTTGAAACAAATCCAAGAGATCATGTCTTCAGAAGACCAATTATTTATGGGGTTTGATCAGAAAAAAGACCCACTGACCATTCAAACTGCCTATGCAGATGCTACAGGTGTGACCCAAGAATTTAATCGCAATTTATTACATAGAGTAAATCGGGAAATGCATGCTGATTTTAAAGTGAATAGCTTTGAGCACTGGGAAGCTTATGATCCAGAAAGCGGAACTGCAAAAAGCTACCTGCTAGCAACAGAAAAATGCGAGGTACACATTAAAAAATTAGACCTGAAAGTAAGTTTCAATAAATGGGAAACCATCCACACTGAAATATCACAAAAATACGACGACTTGATAGTAGAATGGCTCGCCAAGGAATCTGGGCTTCAAATCTCTCAGGTTTTTGAAGATCAAAAGAAGCTCTTCAAAGATTACTTATTTAAAAAAAAAGAATAA
- a CDS encoding DUF427 domain-containing protein, producing the protein MKATWNNKIIAESNTTKVIENNHYFPATSIKKEYFKVSSTKSSCPWKGTASYYSLEIDGAKNIDAAWYYAETKHAAKEIEGYVAFWKGVKIEQ; encoded by the coding sequence ATGAAAGCCACGTGGAATAATAAAATAATTGCCGAAAGCAATACCACCAAAGTAATAGAGAACAACCACTATTTCCCAGCCACTAGTATCAAGAAAGAATACTTCAAAGTCAGTAGTACAAAATCGAGCTGTCCATGGAAAGGCACGGCTAGTTACTATTCCCTTGAAATAGATGGTGCAAAAAATATAGATGCAGCCTGGTATTATGCAGAAACGAAACATGCTGCTAAAGAAATAGAGGGATATGTGGCGTTTTGGAAAGGCGTGAAGATTGAACAATAA
- a CDS encoding lipocalin family protein has product MKKLMGLIIIFLAIIGCESESASRNTANVNIAGNYVLTSLIANTPVDFNQDGVSHTELLIEATCFSSMDVDFMLNGAFVASVAEPDFDINNNLSCLISSQNGTYSLDANSVLTIVANVNGGTITENKAVTFTPTTFEFAITGQDLNQYVGGRTGTPAATITSLDAIYTKI; this is encoded by the coding sequence ATGAAAAAACTTATGGGATTAATAATTATTTTTCTGGCCATTATAGGTTGTGAATCTGAATCTGCTAGTAGAAACACTGCCAATGTCAATATAGCAGGTAATTACGTTCTCACATCTCTTATTGCAAACACTCCAGTGGACTTTAATCAGGACGGAGTGAGTCATACAGAGCTGCTCATCGAGGCGACTTGTTTCTCTAGTATGGATGTGGACTTCATGCTAAATGGAGCTTTTGTCGCTAGTGTTGCTGAGCCTGATTTTGACATTAATAATAACCTTTCTTGTCTTATAAGTTCCCAAAATGGAACATACTCGTTAGATGCAAACAGTGTTTTAACGATTGTTGCAAATGTAAATGGGGGTACGATTACGGAAAATAAGGCAGTAACTTTTACACCAACTACCTTTGAATTTGCAATTACTGGACAAGATCTTAATCAATATGTAGGTGGTCGTACTGGAACTCCTGCAGCAACTATTACTTCTCTAGACGCTATTTATACTAAAATTTAG